In Perca fluviatilis chromosome 11, GENO_Pfluv_1.0, whole genome shotgun sequence, the following proteins share a genomic window:
- the fem1a gene encoding protein fem-1 homolog A yields MDIPTAVFNAARDGKLKLIQKLLSNKTPEELEALAEEKTQGGTPLLIASRYGHLEVVDYLLEHCKANVELGGAVNFDGETIEGAPPLWAASAAGHLPVVKTLLKHGASVNNATLTNSTPLRAACFDGHLEIVRYLVEHRADMEVANRHGHTCLMISCYKGHKEIAKFLLDRGADVNRKSVKGNTALHDCAESGSLDIMKMLLKCNARMERDGYGMTPLLAASVTGHTNIVEYLAHQPRTSREERVDALELLGATFVDKKRDLLGAMRYWRRAMELRQPGDKAGFLAKPAPGPPIPAYGCAQEVSTAEELEALITDPDEMRMQALLVRERILGPSHPDTSYYIRYRGAVYADSGNFERCISLWKYALDMQQSNLDPLSPMTASSFLSFAELFSFVLQDRAKGTLSTRVTFHDLMTVLGKSVREVERAVAQRDNPPEAPQFTKALSIILHLIFLLEKLECSPEQEHQKKHTVYRLLKLNPRGRSGFTPLHMAVDKETTSVGRYPVGRFPSQAVAALLLECGADVDSRDSENNTPLHIAANNGCPEIMALLMKAGAHFDATNAQRKTAYKLLDEQSTGQPALYPLNYITLQCLAARAIEKHRLPYRGLISEEMEAFIELH; encoded by the coding sequence ATGGATATACCGACGGCGGTTTTCAACGCGGCCAGAGATGGTAAGCTGAAACTTATCCAGAAGTTGCTGAGCAACAAAACTCCCGAGGAGCTGGAGGCTTTAGCCGAGGAGAAAACACAGGGAGGCACCCCGCTGTTGATAGCATCTCGATACGGACATCTAGAGGTTGTAGACTACCTCCTTGAACATTGTAAAGCAAATGTTGAACTCGGGGGGGCGGTTAACTTTGACGGCGAGACCATCGAGGGGGCTCCGCCGCTGTGGGCAGCTTCGGCAGCCGGTCACCTCCCTGTGGTTAAGACGCTACTGAAACACGGTGCCTCGGTGAACAACGCAACCCTCACTAACTCAACGCCGCTCCGAGCTGCCTGCTTCGACGGTCACCTGGAGATCGTCCGCTACCTGGTGGAGCACAGAGCCGACATGGAGGTAGCCAACCGCCACGGCCACACCTGCCTCATGATCTCCTGTTACAAGGGCCACAAGGAGATAGCCAAGTTCCTCCTGGACCGTGGCGCCGACGTCAACCGCAAGAGTGTAAAAGGAAACACCGCCCTCCATGACTGTGCGGAGTCAGGTAGCCTGGACATCATGAAGATGCTGCTAAAGTGCAACGCTCGCATGGAGAGGGATGGATACGGAATGACCCCGCTCCTCGCTGCAAGTGTAACCGGTCACACCAACATCGTGGAGTATCTCGCCCACCAGCCTCGCACCTCCAGAGAGGAACGCGTCGATGCACTTGAACTCCTTGGGGCTACTTTTGTGGATAAAAAGCGGGATCTCTTGGGGGCAATGAGGTACTGGAGAAGGGCCATGGAGCTGAGGCAACCGGGGGACAAAGCTGGATTCCTGGCCAAGCCTGCGCCTGGCCCTCCTATCCCTGCCTATGGCTGTGCACAGGAGGTAAGCACCGCAGAGGAACTGGAAGCTCTGATCACAGACCCTGATGAAATGAGGATGCAGGCTTTGTTGGTTCGAGAGCGCATCCTAGGGCCGTCCCACCCAGACACCTCTTATTACATCCGCTACAGGGGAGCTGTGTACGCTGACTCGGGCAACTTTGAACGCTGCATCAGCCTGTGGAAATATGCTTTAGACATGCAGCAGAGCAACCTGGACCCTCTCAGTCCCATGACAGCCTCCAGTTTCCTGTCCTTTGCAGAGcttttctcttttgttcttCAAGACCGGGCCAAAGGCACCCTATCGACGCGCGTCACCTTTCATGATCTGATGACCGTGCTGGGGAAAAGCGTGAGGGAGGTAGAGCGAGCTGTGGCGCAGAGGGACAACCCTCCAGAGGCTCCTCAGTTCACCAAAGCTCTCTCCATCATCCTGCACCTCATCTTCCTCCTGGAGAAGCTGGAGTGCAGCCCGGAGCAGGAGCATCAGAAGAAGCACACGGTGTACCGCCTGCTGAAGCTGAACCCTCGAGGTCGGAGCGGCTTCACTCCTCTCCACATGGCTGTAGACAAGGAGACCACGTCCGTCGGCCGCTACCCTGTCGGCCGCTTCCCCTCCCAGGCGGTGGCCGCGCTGCTCCTAGAGTGCGGCGCGGACGTCGATTCACGCGACAGTGAAAACAATACGCCGCTGCACATCGCTGCTAACAATGGCTGTCCAGAGATCATGGCGCTACTTATGAAGGCTGGGGCTCACTTTGACGCCACAAATGCACAGAGGAAGACCGCCTACAAGCTGCTGGACGAGCAGAGCACCGGGCAGCCGGCCCTCTACCCACTGAACTATATCACCCTTCAGTGCCTGGCGGCGCGTGCAATTGAAAAGCACAGACTGCCCTACAGGGGACTCATTTCTGAGGAGATGGAGGCTTTCATTGAACTGCACTGA